In Streptomyces sp. SN-593, a single genomic region encodes these proteins:
- a CDS encoding helix-turn-helix domain-containing protein: protein MSATTRPGGARQTRRRPKRLNQEPEAVTWARERAGLTKRELAGAVGISEQLMGEIESGWRSATPANLRRIAVALNCPLVALERKRWQPSPR, encoded by the coding sequence ATGAGCGCGACGACCAGGCCCGGCGGGGCCCGGCAGACCCGGCGGCGGCCCAAGCGGCTCAACCAGGAGCCGGAAGCCGTCACTTGGGCGCGCGAGCGGGCGGGACTGACCAAGCGGGAACTGGCCGGCGCGGTGGGGATCTCCGAACAGCTGATGGGCGAGATCGAGTCCGGCTGGCGCAGCGCCACCCCCGCCAACCTGAGGAGGATCGCGGTAGCCCTCAACTGCCCCCTCGTCGCACTGGAACGAAAACGCTGGCAGCCGTCGCCGCGCTGA
- a CDS encoding DUF3097 domain-containing protein has protein sequence MRSRSYDPDLTPPWKKSGPVPEVAADRDLVVEEVTTGFCGAVVRVEKTAEGLTVTLEDRFGKLRVFPMAPRGFLIDGRTVTLVRPRAAAPAPRGPLLSASGSIAVRGAKARVARAGRIYVEGRHDAELVERVWGHDLRVEGVVVEYLEGVDDLPAIVSAFSPGPDARLGVLVDHLVPGSKESRIAESVTGADVLVVGHPYIDVWEAVKPSSVGIAEWPRVPRGEDWKTGVCRALGWTDLTTGEAWQRILASVGSYKDLKPELLGAVEHLIDFVTAP, from the coding sequence ATGCGCAGCAGGAGTTACGACCCTGACCTGACCCCGCCGTGGAAGAAGTCCGGCCCGGTACCGGAGGTGGCCGCGGACCGCGACCTGGTCGTCGAGGAGGTGACCACCGGCTTCTGCGGGGCCGTGGTCCGCGTCGAGAAGACCGCCGAGGGCCTGACGGTGACCCTGGAGGACCGCTTCGGGAAGCTGCGGGTCTTCCCGATGGCCCCGCGCGGGTTCCTGATCGACGGCCGCACCGTGACCCTGGTCCGCCCGCGCGCGGCCGCCCCGGCCCCGCGCGGCCCGCTGCTGTCGGCGTCCGGCTCGATCGCGGTGCGGGGCGCGAAGGCCAGGGTGGCCCGGGCCGGCCGGATCTACGTCGAGGGCCGCCACGACGCGGAGCTGGTGGAGCGCGTGTGGGGCCACGACCTGCGGGTCGAGGGCGTCGTCGTGGAGTACCTGGAGGGCGTGGACGACCTGCCCGCCATCGTCTCGGCGTTCTCCCCCGGCCCGGACGCCCGGCTCGGCGTGCTGGTGGACCACCTGGTGCCGGGGTCGAAGGAGTCCCGGATCGCCGAGTCCGTCACCGGCGCCGACGTGCTGGTGGTCGGGCACCCCTACATCGACGTGTGGGAGGCCGTGAAGCCTTCCTCGGTCGGCATCGCGGAGTGGCCGCGGGTGCCGCGCGGCGAGGACTGGAAGACCGGCGTGTGCCGGGCGCTGGGCTGGACGGACCTGACCACCGGCGAGGCGTGGCAGCGCATCCTGGCGTCGGTGGGGTCGTACAAGGACCTCAAGCCCGAGCTGCTGGGCGCCGTGGAGCACCTGATCGACTTCGTGACGGCGCCGTAG
- the dnaJ gene encoding molecular chaperone DnaJ, protein MATDYYAVLGVRRDAGPDEIKKAFRRLARELHPDVNPDPKTQERFKEINAAYEVLSDPQKKQVYDLGGDPLSAAGGGGGAGGFGAGFGNFSDIMDAFFGQSSQRGPRSRTRRGQDAMIRLEIELDEAAFGTTKDIQVDTAVTCGTCNGEGAAPGTSAQTCDMCRGRGEVSQVTRSFLGQVMTSRPCPQCQGFGTVVPTPCPECAGDGRVRSRRTLTVKIPAGVDNGTRIQLAGEGEVGPGGGPAGDLYVEIRELPHAVFQRRGDDLHCTVTIPMTAAALGTKCPLETLDGLEEVDVRPGTQSGQSIPLHQRGITHLRGGGRGDLIVHVEVVTPHKLDADQEELLRRLAKLRGEERPTGQFAPGQQGLFSRLKDAFNGR, encoded by the coding sequence GTGGCCACGGACTACTACGCCGTGCTCGGCGTGCGCCGCGACGCGGGCCCGGACGAGATCAAGAAGGCGTTCCGCCGCCTCGCCCGCGAGCTGCACCCGGACGTCAACCCGGACCCCAAGACGCAGGAGCGGTTCAAGGAGATCAACGCGGCCTACGAGGTCCTCTCCGACCCGCAGAAGAAACAGGTCTACGACCTCGGCGGCGACCCGCTGTCCGCGGCGGGCGGAGGCGGCGGCGCGGGCGGCTTCGGCGCCGGCTTCGGCAACTTCAGCGACATCATGGACGCCTTCTTCGGCCAGTCCTCGCAACGCGGCCCGCGCTCGCGCACCCGGCGCGGCCAGGACGCGATGATCCGGCTGGAGATCGAGCTGGACGAGGCCGCGTTCGGCACCACCAAGGACATCCAGGTGGACACCGCGGTCACCTGCGGCACCTGCAACGGGGAGGGCGCCGCCCCCGGCACCTCCGCGCAGACCTGCGACATGTGCCGCGGCCGCGGTGAGGTCTCCCAGGTCACCCGCTCCTTCCTCGGCCAGGTCATGACCTCCCGGCCGTGCCCGCAGTGCCAGGGCTTCGGCACCGTGGTGCCCACCCCGTGCCCGGAGTGCGCGGGCGACGGGCGGGTGCGCTCGCGCCGGACGCTGACGGTGAAGATCCCGGCCGGCGTCGACAACGGCACCCGCATCCAGCTCGCCGGCGAGGGCGAGGTCGGCCCCGGCGGCGGCCCGGCCGGCGACCTGTACGTGGAGATCCGCGAGCTGCCGCACGCGGTCTTCCAGCGCCGCGGCGACGACCTGCACTGCACCGTCACCATCCCGATGACGGCGGCCGCGCTCGGCACCAAGTGCCCGCTGGAGACACTCGACGGCCTGGAGGAGGTCGACGTGCGGCCCGGCACCCAGTCCGGCCAGTCGATCCCGCTGCACCAGCGCGGCATCACGCACCTGCGCGGCGGCGGGCGCGGCGACCTGATCGTGCACGTCGAGGTGGTCACCCCGCACAAGCTCGACGCCGACCAGGAGGAGCTGCTGCGGCGGCTGGCGAAGCTGCGCGGCGAGGAGCGGCCCACCGGGCAGTTCGCGCCGGGCCAGCAGGGGCTGTTCTCGCGGCTGAAGGACGCGTTCAACGGGCGGTAG
- a CDS encoding nitronate monooxygenase, producing MSALTDLSSYSAYPIVQAPMAGGASNPRLAAAVSGAGGLGFLAAGYKTSDAMYQEIRQLRDATSQPFGVNLFMPQPDTVDPSAVAVYAEQLAGEAAWYGTELGDPETGSDDAYDAKVAILLEDPVPMVSFTFGCPDRAVLDAFAKAGTCTVVTVTTPAEALAAQWAGADALCVQGVEAGGHQGTHRDDPQLDGSGLGLLSLITQVREAVQLPMIAAGGLMRGEQIAAVLAAGASAAALGTAFLVCPESGASALHKRALTDPVYARTELTRAFSGRPARGLLNRFVREHGRYAPAGYPQVHHLTQPVRRAAAGLGDPQGMALWAGQGHRLARELSAGALVETLAAEQRAAQEARA from the coding sequence ATGTCCGCGTTGACCGATCTCTCCTCCTACTCGGCGTACCCGATCGTGCAGGCCCCGATGGCCGGCGGGGCCTCCAACCCGCGACTGGCGGCGGCCGTCTCGGGCGCCGGCGGCCTCGGCTTCCTCGCCGCCGGGTACAAGACGTCCGACGCGATGTACCAGGAGATCCGGCAGTTGCGGGACGCCACGTCGCAGCCCTTCGGGGTGAACCTGTTCATGCCGCAGCCCGACACCGTCGACCCCTCCGCCGTCGCGGTCTACGCCGAGCAGCTCGCCGGCGAGGCGGCCTGGTACGGCACGGAGCTCGGCGACCCGGAGACGGGCTCCGACGACGCGTACGACGCGAAGGTGGCGATCCTGCTGGAGGACCCGGTGCCGATGGTGAGCTTCACCTTCGGCTGCCCCGACCGGGCCGTGCTGGACGCCTTCGCGAAGGCCGGCACCTGCACCGTGGTCACCGTCACCACGCCCGCGGAGGCGCTCGCCGCCCAGTGGGCCGGGGCCGACGCGCTGTGCGTGCAGGGCGTCGAGGCCGGCGGCCACCAGGGCACCCACCGCGACGACCCCCAGCTCGACGGCTCGGGCCTCGGCCTGCTGTCGCTGATCACGCAGGTCCGCGAGGCGGTGCAGTTGCCGATGATCGCCGCGGGCGGGCTGATGCGGGGCGAGCAGATCGCCGCCGTGCTCGCCGCGGGCGCCAGCGCGGCAGCCCTCGGCACCGCGTTCCTGGTCTGCCCGGAGTCCGGCGCGTCCGCGCTCCACAAGCGGGCGCTGACCGACCCGGTGTACGCCCGTACCGAGTTGACCCGGGCCTTCAGCGGGCGCCCGGCGCGCGGCCTGCTCAACCGCTTCGTGCGCGAGCACGGCCGCTACGCACCGGCCGGCTACCCGCAAGTGCACCACCTGACCCAACCGGTGCGCCGCGCCGCGGCCGGCCTCGGCGACCCGCAGGGCATGGCGCTGTGGGCCGGGCAGGGGCACCGGCTGGCCCGCGAGCTGTCGGCGGGCGCGCTGGTGGAGACCCTGGCCGCCGAGCAGCGGGCCGCGCAGGAGGCCCGCGCGTGA
- a CDS encoding 16S rRNA (uracil(1498)-N(3))-methyltransferase: MTAPVFLVGPDALDGSPATVRLDGPEGRHAVSVRRLQVGEEVVLTDGAGRGASGAVSAVTGKDVLDVEVRALRTEPAPPVSVTVVQALPKGDRGELAVETMTEAGVDAVVPWAAARCVTQWRGERGAKSLAKWRSTAREAAKQARRLRFPSVGDQVTTRQLCALLAEADFAGVLHEEGAAPLARAELPATGSVLLVVGPEGGVAPEELAAFAEAGAAAYRLGPTVLRTSTAGVAAVSLLMSRTGRWS; encoded by the coding sequence GTGACCGCCCCGGTGTTCCTGGTCGGCCCCGACGCGCTCGACGGCTCCCCGGCGACGGTACGGCTCGACGGCCCCGAGGGGCGGCACGCGGTGTCGGTACGGCGCCTACAGGTCGGCGAGGAGGTCGTGCTGACCGACGGCGCCGGGCGCGGCGCGAGCGGCGCGGTCAGCGCGGTCACGGGCAAGGACGTGCTCGACGTCGAGGTGCGCGCCCTGCGCACCGAGCCGGCCCCGCCGGTCTCGGTCACCGTCGTCCAGGCGCTGCCCAAGGGAGATCGCGGCGAACTGGCCGTGGAGACCATGACCGAGGCCGGGGTGGACGCGGTGGTGCCGTGGGCGGCGGCCCGCTGCGTGACGCAGTGGCGCGGCGAGCGCGGCGCGAAGTCGCTGGCGAAGTGGCGCTCCACCGCGCGCGAGGCGGCCAAGCAGGCCCGGCGGCTGCGGTTCCCCTCGGTGGGCGATCAGGTGACGACACGTCAGCTTTGCGCGCTGCTCGCCGAGGCGGACTTCGCCGGGGTGCTGCACGAGGAGGGCGCGGCCCCGCTGGCCCGCGCCGAACTGCCCGCCACCGGCTCGGTCCTCCTGGTCGTCGGCCCCGAAGGCGGCGTCGCCCCCGAGGAGTTGGCGGCCTTCGCGGAGGCGGGCGCGGCGGCCTACCGCCTGGGCCCGACGGTCCTGCGCACCTCCACGGCGGGCGTGGCCGCCGTCTCCCTCCTCATGTCCCGCACGGGCCGCTGGTCGTAG
- a CDS encoding MBL fold metallo-hydrolase, whose translation MSDEDRAGAGTAPGAGGSGWEHLAPGVARRRLPHLDVTIGLVVGAEGVLIVDTGSTLREGAELRAQAEALTGRPVTHVVLTHGHFDHVFGAAAFPDAEVYGHRALGEGPGGGPEALRADAVAHGTDPVEAAAAAAALRRPTRPVIDRLALDLGDRPVVLVHPGPGHTGHDVAVLVPGATASDPSVVFCGDLVEESGAPQAGPDAFPARWPAALDALLALGGETARYVPGHGAVVDARFVRAQRDALGS comes from the coding sequence GTGAGTGATGAGGACAGGGCCGGAGCCGGCACGGCGCCCGGCGCCGGCGGATCGGGGTGGGAGCACCTCGCCCCGGGCGTCGCCAGGCGGCGGCTGCCGCACCTCGACGTGACCATCGGGCTGGTGGTCGGCGCCGAGGGCGTGCTGATCGTCGACACCGGGTCCACGCTGCGCGAGGGCGCGGAGCTGCGCGCCCAGGCCGAGGCGCTGACCGGCCGCCCCGTCACCCATGTCGTCCTCACCCACGGGCACTTCGACCACGTCTTCGGTGCCGCGGCCTTCCCCGACGCCGAGGTGTACGGCCACCGGGCGCTCGGCGAGGGGCCGGGCGGCGGCCCCGAGGCGCTGCGGGCGGACGCGGTCGCGCACGGGACGGACCCGGTGGAGGCGGCCGCGGCGGCCGCGGCGCTGCGCCGGCCGACCCGGCCCGTCATCGACCGGCTCGCCCTCGACCTCGGCGACCGCCCGGTCGTGCTGGTGCACCCCGGGCCCGGGCACACCGGCCACGACGTGGCCGTGCTCGTGCCCGGCGCCACCGCCAGCGATCCGTCGGTGGTCTTCTGCGGCGACCTCGTCGAGGAGTCCGGGGCGCCCCAGGCCGGTCCCGACGCCTTCCCGGCGCGGTGGCCGGCGGCCCTGGACGCGCTCCTGGCCCTCGGCGGCGAGACGGCCCGCTACGTCCCCGGCCACGGCGCGGTGGTCGACGCCCGTTTCGTGCGTGCGCAGCGCGACGCCCTGGGCTCCTGA
- a CDS encoding IS3 family transposase: MSEVYRFIAAEKATYPVTLLCRILGVHRSSFYAWAEGQVARGARLRADDALAHEITVIHLASRGAYGVPRVHAELRRLGHAVNHKRVERLMRERRIAGITRRHRRSLTRPDKQARPAPDLIGRDFTADRPGTRLVGDITYLPTEQGWLYLACWLDLATREVVGWSMADHHRADLVVDALHMAHDRGRLEPGCIAHSDRGSEYTSAQFRTAVTELDMKVSTGRTGSCYDNAAAESFWAVLKAEIGTRTWPDRATARAAVFSYIETFYNRRRLRKHPDWGYLTPQETRQRHTLAA; this comes from the coding sequence GTGAGCGAGGTCTACCGGTTCATCGCGGCGGAGAAGGCCACCTACCCGGTCACCTTGCTGTGCCGCATTCTCGGAGTGCACCGCTCCTCCTTCTACGCGTGGGCCGAGGGGCAGGTCGCCCGGGGCGCGCGGCTGCGTGCCGATGACGCACTCGCGCACGAGATCACTGTGATCCACCTCGCCTCCCGGGGCGCCTACGGCGTCCCGCGCGTACATGCCGAGCTGCGGCGACTGGGGCACGCGGTGAACCACAAGCGGGTCGAGCGGCTGATGCGTGAACGCCGCATCGCCGGGATCACCCGCCGCCACCGCAGGTCGCTGACACGCCCGGACAAGCAGGCCCGGCCCGCACCGGACCTGATCGGCCGCGACTTCACCGCCGACCGCCCCGGGACCCGCTTGGTCGGCGACATCACCTACCTGCCTACCGAGCAGGGCTGGCTCTACCTGGCCTGCTGGCTGGACCTGGCCACTCGCGAGGTCGTCGGCTGGTCAATGGCCGACCACCACCGCGCCGACCTGGTCGTCGACGCCCTGCACATGGCCCACGACCGGGGCCGCCTGGAACCCGGCTGTATCGCACACAGCGACCGCGGCAGCGAATACACCTCAGCCCAATTTCGAACGGCAGTTACCGAGTTGGACATGAAGGTAAGCACCGGACGCACCGGCTCGTGCTACGACAACGCCGCCGCCGAGAGCTTCTGGGCAGTCCTGAAAGCCGAGATCGGCACCCGGACCTGGCCCGACCGGGCCACCGCCCGCGCCGCGGTCTTCTCCTACATCGAGACCTTCTACAACCGCCGTCGGCTACGCAAGCACCCCGACTGGGGCTATCTGACCCCGCAAGAGACCCGACAACGACACACCCTCGCCGCGTAA
- the hrcA gene encoding heat-inducible transcriptional repressor HrcA — translation MLSERRLEVLRAIVQDYVGTEEPVGSKALTERHSLGVSPATVRNDMAVLEDEGYIAQPHTSAGRIPTDKGYRLFVDKLAGVKPLSGAERRAIHNFLEGAVDLDDVVARTVRLLAQLTRQVAVVQYPSLTRSSVRHVELLALAPARVMLVLITDTGRVEQRIIDCPGPVGETVLADLRARLNSRVTGRRFPDVPPLVQDLAESFDPDDRPSVATVLSTLLETLVEEKEERIMLGGAANLTRFHHDFPLTIRPVLEALEEQMVLLKLLGETADGTMTVRIGHENFHEGLNSTSVVAVGYGSGDEAVAKLGVVGPTRMDYPGTMGAVRAVARYVGQILAES, via the coding sequence ATGCTGAGCGAACGCAGACTCGAAGTGCTGCGTGCCATCGTTCAGGACTACGTCGGTACCGAGGAACCGGTCGGGTCGAAGGCGCTCACCGAGCGCCACTCGCTCGGGGTGTCCCCGGCCACCGTGCGCAACGACATGGCGGTGCTGGAGGACGAGGGGTACATCGCGCAGCCCCACACCAGCGCCGGCCGCATCCCCACCGACAAGGGCTACCGCCTGTTCGTGGACAAGCTCGCCGGCGTCAAGCCGCTGTCGGGCGCCGAACGCCGCGCCATCCACAACTTCCTCGAAGGCGCCGTCGACCTCGACGACGTGGTGGCCCGCACCGTGCGGCTGCTCGCGCAGCTCACCCGGCAGGTCGCCGTGGTGCAGTACCCGTCGCTGACCCGCTCGTCGGTGCGGCACGTGGAACTGCTCGCGCTCGCGCCGGCCCGGGTGATGCTGGTGCTGATCACCGACACCGGCCGGGTGGAGCAGCGGATCATCGACTGTCCCGGCCCGGTGGGCGAGACGGTCCTCGCGGACCTGCGCGCCCGGCTCAACAGCCGTGTCACCGGCCGCCGTTTCCCCGACGTGCCGCCGCTGGTGCAGGACCTGGCCGAGAGCTTCGACCCGGACGACCGCCCGTCGGTCGCCACGGTCCTCAGCACCCTCCTGGAGACCCTCGTCGAGGAGAAGGAGGAGCGGATCATGCTGGGCGGGGCGGCCAACCTGACCCGGTTCCACCACGACTTCCCGCTGACGATCCGCCCGGTGCTCGAAGCGCTGGAGGAGCAGATGGTGCTCCTCAAACTCCTCGGGGAGACCGCCGACGGCACCATGACGGTCCGGATCGGGCATGAGAATTTTCACGAGGGCCTCAATTCCACCTCCGTGGTGGCGGTCGGCTACGGTTCGGGCGACGAGGCAGTCGCCAAGCTAGGCGTGGTCGGACCGACCCGCATGGACTACCCCGGAACGATGGGAGCGGTACGCGCAGTGGCACGTTACGTCGGACAGATCCTGGCGGAGTCGTAG
- a CDS encoding NUDIX hydrolase has protein sequence MSVAGVVVREDGRVLVIRRADNGAWEPPGGVLERDETVEDGVRREVYEETGVKVRAERLTGVYKNMALGVVALVFRCAPEAGHAHPTDEAAAVRWLTVDDAAAAMGEVYAVRVTDALRDGAVPRIRAHDGRTFTA, from the coding sequence GTGTCCGTGGCGGGGGTGGTGGTGCGGGAGGACGGCAGGGTGCTGGTCATCCGCCGCGCCGACAACGGCGCGTGGGAGCCGCCGGGTGGGGTGCTGGAGAGGGACGAGACCGTCGAGGACGGCGTGCGACGCGAGGTGTACGAGGAGACCGGCGTCAAGGTCCGGGCCGAGCGGCTGACCGGCGTGTACAAGAACATGGCGCTGGGCGTGGTCGCCCTGGTCTTCCGCTGCGCTCCCGAGGCCGGCCACGCGCACCCGACCGACGAGGCCGCGGCGGTGCGCTGGCTCACCGTGGACGACGCCGCCGCGGCCATGGGCGAGGTCTACGCGGTCCGCGTCACCGACGCGCTCCGCGACGGCGCCGTGCCGAGGATCCGCGCCCACGACGGGCGGACGTTCACCGCCTGA
- a CDS encoding twin-arginine translocation signal domain-containing protein, whose protein sequence is MRAAIIAHDFGTVFRLARAHASISYSKIAAECDIKPERVGTLARGQGSVTSFEKIVSIADALRIPGHLLGLASRPWESNASSSEPVRPGTTESRNDVQRRDFLKATAGTGLAVGLPGLGGPALGERLGKHAPERLRERTARLRRLDDVLGGGDTYRVYLGEYQRTKALLREASYAEETGRDLLSVLAEQAQQAGWAAFDGGREADATGLYRDSYEAAKEAGDTDLAGNALAFLAYQSVGGDCHAGVETALRSCETAGPDALKLPRGPGHLETGT, encoded by the coding sequence ATGCGGGCGGCGATCATTGCGCACGACTTCGGGACGGTTTTCCGGCTTGCGCGCGCGCATGCTTCGATCAGCTACTCGAAGATCGCCGCCGAGTGCGATATCAAGCCCGAGCGGGTGGGGACTCTTGCGCGGGGCCAGGGAAGTGTGACCAGCTTCGAGAAGATCGTGAGCATCGCCGATGCGCTGCGCATCCCCGGTCACTTGCTGGGCCTCGCTTCCCGCCCGTGGGAGTCGAACGCGTCTTCCTCGGAACCTGTACGTCCGGGCACCACAGAAAGCAGGAACGACGTGCAGCGCAGAGATTTCCTCAAGGCGACCGCAGGTACTGGTCTGGCTGTGGGTCTTCCGGGTCTCGGGGGACCCGCGTTGGGCGAGCGGCTGGGGAAGCACGCCCCGGAGCGTCTGCGCGAACGTACGGCGCGCCTGCGGCGGCTCGACGATGTGTTGGGCGGAGGCGACACCTATCGGGTGTACCTGGGCGAGTATCAAAGAACGAAGGCACTGCTCCGGGAGGCGAGCTATGCGGAGGAGACCGGTCGGGACCTGCTCTCTGTGCTCGCCGAACAGGCTCAGCAGGCCGGATGGGCCGCATTCGACGGTGGTAGAGAGGCTGACGCCACCGGGCTGTACCGGGACAGCTACGAGGCGGCCAAGGAGGCCGGTGACACTGATCTCGCGGGCAACGCGCTGGCGTTCCTCGCTTACCAGTCGGTGGGCGGGGACTGCCACGCAGGTGTGGAGACAGCACTTCGCTCATGCGAGACCGCAGGGCCGGACGCTCTGAAGCTTCCCCGTGGACCTGGACACCTGGAGACTGGGACGTGA
- a CDS encoding helix-turn-helix domain-containing protein, whose protein sequence is MAGGNGSGGDGTRRDGADLTYLSAREWYASELAYRRQQSGLSLVQLAQLCLYEQSYLHRLERGKRLGTVEAARALDKVYGTGDLLVRLWHLAKREARERPFVGLAPLEAIAVGIQEYAVSAVPDLLQTRAYAEEQVRAGRTGGADQVDARVAGRLARQERLTDPDPVHYRALIDEAVLRRKARDPHIWTGQLEHLIEAAQWPDVSLHVVPFTAGPHHLRSSLELIYLPQGRTVAYSHSSWGSHVVEEPEEVEPLRLAYDMLRDAALTPADSLTFLHTLLTEHTTDEPSDGITS, encoded by the coding sequence ATGGCCGGCGGCAACGGAAGTGGCGGAGACGGCACGAGGAGGGATGGCGCCGACCTGACGTACCTGTCGGCGCGGGAGTGGTACGCGAGCGAACTGGCCTACCGGCGGCAGCAGTCCGGGTTGAGCCTGGTGCAACTCGCGCAACTCTGCCTGTACGAACAGTCCTACCTGCACCGCCTGGAACGCGGGAAGCGCCTCGGCACCGTTGAGGCGGCCCGCGCGCTGGACAAGGTGTACGGCACCGGGGATCTGCTCGTCCGGCTGTGGCACCTGGCGAAGCGGGAGGCGAGGGAACGCCCGTTCGTCGGGCTGGCTCCGCTGGAGGCGATCGCGGTCGGCATCCAGGAGTACGCGGTCAGCGCCGTCCCGGACCTGCTCCAGACCCGCGCCTACGCCGAGGAACAGGTGCGCGCCGGGCGCACCGGAGGCGCCGATCAGGTGGACGCACGGGTCGCCGGGCGGCTCGCACGACAGGAAAGGCTCACCGACCCCGACCCCGTCCACTACCGGGCGCTCATCGACGAAGCCGTGCTCCGACGCAAAGCGCGGGACCCGCACATCTGGACAGGCCAGTTGGAACACCTGATCGAGGCGGCGCAGTGGCCGGACGTCTCCCTGCACGTCGTGCCGTTCACCGCCGGACCGCACCACCTCCGCAGTTCGCTGGAGTTGATCTACCTTCCGCAGGGCCGCACGGTCGCGTACTCGCACAGCAGTTGGGGCAGCCACGTCGTCGAGGAGCCCGAAGAGGTCGAGCCGCTGAGGTTGGCGTACGACATGCTGCGCGACGCCGCGCTGACCCCGGCGGATTCGCTGACCTTCCTGCACACCCTGCTCACCGAGCACACCACGGACGAACCGTCCGACGGCATCACGTCATGA
- a CDS encoding tetratricopeptide repeat protein, with amino-acid sequence MAWVDHTEIQIMSGRCWTELRRPLRAVPALEQALARYDDSHARDKALYLSWLADAYLSAGEIEQAVLVVDRALDLSDGVASVRPRRRLAPLLKNLGEHRGVPAVSELLDKAAG; translated from the coding sequence GTGGCGTGGGTCGATCACACGGAGATCCAGATCATGTCAGGCCGTTGCTGGACCGAACTACGTCGTCCGCTGAGGGCAGTTCCCGCGCTCGAACAGGCACTGGCGCGTTACGACGACAGCCACGCACGAGACAAGGCCCTCTACCTTTCATGGCTTGCCGATGCTTACCTGAGCGCGGGGGAGATCGAACAGGCTGTCTTGGTGGTCGACCGGGCCCTGGACCTCTCGGACGGCGTGGCATCTGTTCGGCCGCGACGCCGCCTGGCGCCGCTCCTGAAAAATCTGGGAGAACATCGAGGTGTGCCCGCCGTCTCCGAACTACTCGACAAGGCCGCCGGCTGA
- a CDS encoding transposase encodes MSNKAGKRYSKEFKRDAVALARSSSKTVTEVARDLGVSPEGLRSWVKQDQIDRGEGGPGELTGAEHEELRRLRRQNIEQQRTIEVLKKATAFFARESER; translated from the coding sequence GTGAGCAACAAAGCAGGGAAGCGGTACTCGAAGGAGTTCAAGCGGGACGCCGTGGCGTTGGCCCGATCCTCCAGCAAGACGGTTACCGAGGTGGCCCGGGATCTGGGCGTGAGCCCGGAGGGCCTGCGGAGCTGGGTCAAGCAGGACCAGATCGACCGCGGTGAGGGCGGCCCGGGCGAGCTGACCGGTGCCGAGCACGAGGAACTGCGGCGCCTGCGCCGGCAGAACATCGAACAGCAAAGGACCATCGAGGTCCTGAAAAAAGCGACGGCCTTCTTCGCGCGGGAGAGCGAGCGGTGA
- a CDS encoding SAM-dependent methyltransferase, producing MAGESFTVVPVAHVVGGRTVPEDDYWGGRRSVIRIDAEQFDAGAVVGLDAFSHIEVVFRFHLTDPTDLHPEPRRPRDNPDWPLGGIFAHRNMRRTNWLGVSRCRLLDVDGLDLHVEELDAVDGTPVLDIKPWFTAMGPRGEVGEPAWPSEMLAEYYAPPKD from the coding sequence ATGGCAGGCGAATCGTTCACGGTGGTGCCCGTGGCCCATGTCGTCGGGGGGCGGACGGTCCCGGAGGACGACTACTGGGGTGGGCGCCGCTCCGTCATCCGTATCGACGCGGAGCAGTTCGACGCGGGCGCGGTGGTCGGGCTCGACGCCTTCTCCCACATCGAGGTGGTGTTCCGCTTCCACCTCACCGACCCGACCGACCTGCACCCCGAGCCGCGCCGCCCCCGGGACAACCCCGACTGGCCGCTCGGCGGGATCTTCGCCCACCGCAACATGCGCCGGACGAACTGGCTGGGCGTCTCGCGCTGCCGGCTGCTCGACGTCGACGGCCTCGACCTGCACGTCGAGGAGTTGGACGCCGTGGACGGCACCCCCGTGCTCGACATCAAGCCCTGGTTCACCGCGATGGGTCCCCGCGGCGAAGTCGGCGAACCGGCCTGGCCCTCGGAGATGCTGGCCGAGTACTACGCGCCGCCGAAGGACTGA
- the cutA gene encoding divalent-cation tolerance protein CutA: MTDFVQVSTATETRDQALRLAQSVVREHLAAGAQIVGPVTSVFWHLGEFGTGEEWQLLLKTRADRYPALEAHLLEHHPWDNPEVSAVAIVAGAEGCLRWVAESTEPE, translated from the coding sequence ATGACGGACTTCGTGCAGGTGTCGACCGCCACCGAGACCCGTGACCAGGCCCTCCGGCTCGCCCAGTCCGTCGTCCGGGAACATCTGGCCGCCGGAGCGCAGATCGTCGGCCCGGTGACCTCCGTGTTCTGGCACCTCGGGGAGTTCGGGACGGGCGAGGAGTGGCAGCTCCTCCTCAAGACCCGGGCCGATCGGTACCCCGCCCTCGAAGCGCACCTGCTCGAACACCACCCCTGGGACAACCCCGAGGTGTCCGCCGTGGCGATCGTCGCGGGAGCCGAAGGGTGCCTGCGCTGGGTGGCCGAGAGCACCGAACCCGAGTAA